The Enterococcus rotai genome includes a window with the following:
- a CDS encoding ABC transporter permease, which produces MNYWNRALCSVTRRKGKSIILFAVIFILGNVIAGAIAIQQSTANVEKKIKHDLGATVSVELDYQKMMDEGQSFSPDALKVEDIKKLGDSTYVKEFDYNVKANLFVKKIKTYEMENASTMGNMPKTLSLKGNNLLEPLDFKDKKVKLVEGRTFKQDEINSGKDVAIISKKVAEANGFNVGDKVVLDSSVMDFKQDGSMEELASQDHPVEIIGIFEPTSVEKKKSDGKDQKGFEAQFMETEQFNTVYMPNEAVMTINKVEFEKGKALVPDRYKKADGTDAAAEDMNQITPIYVLKSPEDVEAFKEEAKSSIPEGYKLTASTDQYDQVGGTFKKMSQISGYVVLLAIGATLLIISLVVILFLRDRKHELGIYLSLGETRTKVMQQILIELLLISLVAMCLSLITGNLLGKMVSESLIASDAFAQAGDAANSGGTMMIGGAGASMPTLTTEDVSSAYEVKFSISYILTFLIAGLSTVLLSAVLPLTYVLRLNPKKIMM; this is translated from the coding sequence AGTTATTTTTATATTAGGCAATGTGATTGCAGGAGCGATCGCGATACAGCAATCAACCGCAAATGTCGAAAAGAAAATTAAACATGACCTAGGTGCGACAGTCAGTGTTGAGTTAGATTATCAAAAAATGATGGATGAAGGTCAGTCATTTTCACCAGATGCCTTAAAAGTCGAGGACATTAAAAAATTAGGCGATTCGACGTATGTTAAAGAATTTGACTATAATGTAAAAGCCAATCTTTTTGTGAAAAAAATCAAAACGTATGAAATGGAAAATGCTTCAACTATGGGCAATATGCCAAAAACCTTGAGTCTTAAAGGGAATAATTTACTCGAACCTTTGGACTTTAAGGATAAAAAAGTGAAATTAGTCGAGGGACGAACGTTTAAACAAGATGAGATCAATAGTGGCAAAGATGTTGCAATCATTTCAAAGAAAGTTGCCGAAGCAAATGGATTTAATGTTGGCGACAAAGTTGTTTTAGATAGTTCTGTCATGGATTTTAAGCAAGATGGATCAATGGAAGAACTGGCTAGTCAAGACCACCCCGTTGAAATCATTGGGATATTTGAACCTACAAGTGTTGAGAAGAAAAAGTCAGATGGCAAAGATCAAAAGGGCTTCGAAGCACAATTTATGGAGACAGAGCAGTTTAATACGGTTTATATGCCAAACGAAGCTGTGATGACTATTAATAAAGTCGAATTTGAAAAAGGGAAAGCATTAGTGCCTGATCGCTATAAAAAGGCCGATGGCACAGATGCAGCTGCAGAAGATATGAATCAAATTACCCCTATCTACGTGCTTAAATCGCCAGAAGATGTGGAGGCCTTTAAAGAAGAAGCGAAATCTTCGATTCCAGAGGGGTATAAATTGACCGCATCGACCGATCAGTATGATCAAGTTGGCGGTACGTTTAAAAAAATGTCACAAATTTCTGGTTATGTAGTTCTTTTAGCGATTGGCGCAACCTTATTGATTATTTCATTAGTCGTTATTCTCTTCTTGCGTGACCGTAAGCATGAATTGGGCATTTACTTATCGCTAGGTGAAACAAGGACAAAAGTGATGCAGCAGATTCTAATCGAATTATTGTTGATCAGTTTAGTAGCGATGTGCTTATCGTTGATCACTGGAAATCTGCTTGGAAAAATGGTTTCAGAATCGTTGATTGCGAGTGATGCCTTTGCTCAAGCAGGAGACGCAGCAAATAGTGGTGGTACCATGATGATTGGAGGGGCCGGAGCGAGTATGCCGACTTTAACAACGGAAGATGTTTCCAGCGCATATGAAGTGAAATTTTCAATCAGCTATATCCTGACATTCTTGATTGCAGGATTAAGTACGGTTCTATTATCTGCGGTTTTACCTTTAACCTATGTTTTGCGGTTGAATCCAAAGAAAATCATGATGTAG
- a CDS encoding ABC transporter ATP-binding protein codes for MTILQTKNVSYFYQDGDKRRMILQDTSINFEQGQFYTILGQSGSGKTTFLSLISALDEPKSGEVLYKGQNIKSIGLEKYRRDDISIIFQSYNLVPYLTALENVLVAMSITDNDMPKDNREVAYNLLDYIGINKAKADRLVGQLSGGEQQRVAIARALATNVDIILADEPTGNLDEGMEQEIVDIFKDLAETHNKCVIVVTHSNEIAKQSDKTYFLKQGELMLNE; via the coding sequence ATGACAATTTTACAAACAAAGAATGTGAGCTATTTTTATCAAGACGGAGATAAACGTCGCATGATTTTACAAGATACATCGATAAATTTTGAACAAGGACAATTCTATACGATTTTAGGACAGTCTGGTTCTGGTAAAACAACCTTCTTGTCATTGATCAGTGCCTTGGATGAACCTAAATCTGGGGAAGTTCTTTATAAAGGGCAAAATATTAAATCGATCGGATTAGAGAAATACCGCCGAGACGATATTAGTATTATTTTCCAAAGTTATAATTTAGTTCCTTATTTAACTGCTCTAGAAAATGTGCTAGTAGCAATGTCGATCACAGATAATGACATGCCAAAAGATAATCGCGAAGTAGCCTATAACTTATTAGATTATATTGGGATCAATAAAGCAAAGGCAGATCGTTTGGTCGGTCAGTTATCAGGTGGTGAGCAGCAGCGGGTAGCGATTGCCAGAGCTTTGGCAACAAACGTTGATATCATTCTTGCAGATGAACCAACCGGAAATTTAGATGAAGGGATGGAGCAAGAAATTGTTGATATCTTTAAAGATTTAGCCGAAACCCATAACAAATGTGTAATCGTTGTAACACACTCAAATGAAATAGCAAAGCAATCAGATAAAACCTATTTTTTAAAGCAAGGTGAGTTGATGCTGAATGAGTGA
- a CDS encoding PASTA domain-containing protein, whose translation MSDFLSNFNKSNYDNTKEKKLQDGSDKKEQTKQESERSSSNERISEKKDPAQESIGPVNVTEPKKDQDKIEQEPMTQTRSSQPDDGTEIDPTYHKRRKQKFRLIGIGTFVALCLLYFGYYQMTHVKLPDFTGKDLSEARAWATENKLKLKVDQTYNNKIETNKIISQKPKKESKIKKGSELIVESSLGADPEEKLTLPDFMTMKKSDAEKWIKENKAENISLIDEYNETLEKGKPARFEIVNKEVTKENYKRKDKANMYYSKGKETFEKNISVPDFTKKMKTEVESWAKTNDIKVTYEEASSAEIPAESIISQSVAKDQKVAKKDSLTVTVSLGKGYTVPNFADYTQEEAGTAVDGLTVQAKSIFTNNVPYGQLISQSVEAGTQLTSKDDLKVKVYYSAGQPYLKDLRGNTVEGDLQKKFYEEFQSKGANIQYTVKYVDSAEPKGTVVGMSAYNLYVPLEYTVNLEISLGNLAGGSNYSPKSPEKGSEEKDMSQP comes from the coding sequence ATGAGTGATTTTTTATCTAATTTCAATAAATCGAATTATGATAATACCAAAGAGAAAAAATTACAAGATGGCTCTGATAAAAAAGAACAAACCAAACAGGAATCAGAAAGATCATCATCGAACGAACGAATTAGCGAAAAGAAAGATCCTGCTCAAGAGTCGATCGGGCCAGTTAATGTAACGGAGCCGAAAAAGGATCAGGATAAAATAGAGCAAGAACCAATGACACAAACAAGGAGTAGTCAGCCAGATGATGGAACCGAAATAGACCCAACTTACCATAAGAGAAGAAAACAAAAATTTAGATTGATTGGTATTGGGACCTTTGTAGCACTTTGTCTCCTGTATTTTGGCTACTATCAAATGACCCACGTAAAACTACCAGATTTTACTGGTAAAGATCTATCGGAAGCACGAGCATGGGCAACTGAAAATAAACTGAAATTAAAAGTTGATCAAACCTATAATAACAAGATAGAGACCAATAAAATTATTTCACAAAAGCCGAAAAAAGAGAGCAAAATTAAAAAAGGTTCCGAATTAATAGTAGAATCAAGTTTAGGGGCTGACCCAGAAGAAAAATTGACATTGCCAGATTTTATGACAATGAAAAAATCAGATGCGGAAAAGTGGATCAAAGAAAATAAAGCAGAGAATATTTCTTTGATCGATGAATACAACGAGACGTTAGAAAAAGGCAAGCCAGCTCGATTTGAAATCGTTAATAAAGAGGTCACAAAAGAGAATTACAAACGCAAAGACAAAGCGAATATGTATTATTCTAAAGGAAAAGAGACCTTTGAAAAAAATATTTCTGTCCCCGATTTTACTAAAAAAATGAAGACGGAAGTTGAAAGCTGGGCTAAAACAAATGATATAAAAGTAACCTATGAAGAAGCCAGTTCAGCAGAAATTCCAGCAGAAAGCATTATATCTCAAAGTGTTGCCAAAGACCAAAAGGTGGCTAAAAAAGATAGTTTAACGGTGACGGTATCTTTAGGTAAAGGTTACACAGTTCCTAATTTCGCTGACTATACACAAGAAGAAGCTGGAACTGCTGTAGATGGATTAACAGTTCAAGCCAAAAGTATTTTTACAAATAATGTACCGTACGGCCAGTTGATTTCTCAAAGTGTTGAGGCAGGAACTCAGTTGACAAGTAAAGATGATTTGAAAGTCAAAGTGTATTATTCTGCTGGTCAACCTTATCTCAAAGATTTGAGAGGAAACACAGTAGAAGGGGATCTACAAAAAAAATTCTATGAAGAATTCCAATCAAAAGGTGCAAATATTCAGTACACAGTCAAATACGTTGATTCAGCAGAACCTAAAGGAACTGTTGTCGGCATGAGTGCATACAATCTATATGTACCGTTAGAGTACACGGTGAATCTAGAAATTAGTTTGGGCAACCTAGCAGGCGGGTCAAATTACTCCCCTAAATCTCCTGAAAAAGGTTCTGAGGAGAAGGACATGTCACAGCCATAA